CCTCGCGTACTCCGGCGTGTACTCCTCGGACATCCCGCAACACTCGCACTTTGCATCCTCCAACTCATAGATCAGCGGCAGCAGCCTCCCCTCGCCGTCGGGTTGGCGGGTAGCTTCTTTGCTATGCTCGGAGGTGATGTCGGAGACGGTTCTCTGAAGGGTCTCCATGGAAAGTCTCGAAGGATTGTCCCGGATGTTGTTGCCGGCTCTAGGGTACGGTCCGACGGGATTTGGCGCCATTGAAGTTGAACGTTGTAGCAAGCATTGTTATCAAGGTTGAAGCAAACACAGCAAGCTGAGCTCAACGcaagaaatgaaataagaagGGAAGGGACTACGCATGCGAATATATAGGCAGATGACTAACTTTTTCTCAAGGGGAAAACAGGAGAGTGAACTGTATGTGGACGTGCCGGCCGTGAGCCCCCAGCGTGTCCATGGAGGCTCTCGACTACGACTCGCCTGCCCATCTGGTGCACGGCCGCAACGAGCGCGAGCGCCATGGGGGCGTCctcaacggcggcggcggtggcttgGCGGGGACACGACACCATCACCATGAGCTGCGCGGTGTTTCCCGCCGCGAGTGCGGATATGAACTCTGCCGAGTCAagctctttccctctcttcccCCCTAAAAAACGATCGCGGCTTGctgttgggtttttttttttcttgatggagaccgaGAGGACGATGAAGTCTTATTGGATTTTTGTAGAGTGAGACCTAATGAGCACGAGCGCCGGAGCAACGAGCAAAGAAGTGACACCCAACCCAACGAGAGAGCGAGAAAGCGAGTGAGCGAGCGCCGGAGAAGAAAGTGAGCAAGCGAGCGCCGGAGAGAGCGAAGACGAGGGaacctgaaattttgaattcagagagaggaaggagagaggaaggagagaggaagcATCGGTCTTCCTCCTttagaaggagaaaaaggaggagagagaaatgaaatatCTCCTCTCTCTAGAGAAAGTGCGTAGCAATCAATGTGCGCTGACCTATGATtagaggaaaattttaaataaaacaaagaaattttatattttctgtgcAAAAACAACAGTGGAGATCACTCGCTGACACAGAGCCACATGGAGCTTTCTGATTGGTGGGGGAGCATGTTGACTTGGTgaccacctaatattttctcacctGATCAGCTGTTCATGGAGATCCAAAGTTATCTCCAATTGTGCAGCCTTGAAATAAATAACTATCAAAACAttgtagaaaaatattaaattacatcCACATTTAATTCAATCCATGGCAAACTCATATACCGCTGTAATTCAATTTAAGTTTTTCATGTGAATATGTTACTTGaacaattttatataaatttaataaagtaaattaaccaaataaaaaaatgatagaaaagaaagtaaaaaatgtaataaaacttaaagattaaaataattataacaaagtagaaaaatatgcaagtgcCGTGAGGATATATGCTTTGAATGTACGTGTCCTACGAGACGGACAAAAGGACCCGAATCAGTGTTGAGAACCACACCGAAAACACCATGCCCTCCGTGATTGGACATTCATGTCTTTTGAGACTCATTCTTGAGCTTGTTTTCTAAATTTATGTAGAAGCGTCTGCTTGGTTTGATGGCTTGGCTGGTTGGCTCGAGGTCCCATGTGCATCTTCGCACTCTTGTTCTATTCTACCCCCGGGGGATGCGCCCTTATCCTCTCGGCTCTGCCTCTGGTTAGATGTTTTAtctctttttctaatttcttttttaatcataCCATTATTTCTTGACAATAAGCAATCGCTAGATTTAAGAATCCAAGACATGTACCTGCGTAAAAAAGACATTTGTATGACGGAAATATCTTGAGACGCTAATTATATGGACAGTATAATTGCTATATAAAATGCATTTACTTTGCAGAAGCGATCCAAATTTTTCTACGCACATATCGATCTAAACAAATTATTTAGCGGCAGGAGTTTTCGTATTGAAAAGGCAACGTTTTTGCTTGTTTGACACTTCGCATATGGGTTGTGGTTGGGGATGGGGGTTTTGGTGTTGGACCCTGGCATGTAGAGAGGAGTGGGGGAGGAGGACGACTTTTGCTGGTGCGGGGTGAAGAGTTGCACGGCGTCGATTTAGGCTCCACGTCAGAAATAGAAGATGTAGTAGGATTGTTAAATGCATCTTTtcaaactaaattaatctaataacAGAAACTTTCGAGGTAAGAAGTGGTTGATCAACTTAGTTATGTGCATAAGATTCTTGAACCTTGGCACCCGTTTAGCAAAGGAAAAGAGACAAGAAAAAACGAGACCGTCGATTAGAGCCCGAGAATTCGAAACGTAAGTGCATGTGCGTGTGCTCTTTCAGTTGCCATAAGCAAATAATGACATGTTATCCTTGTGTGTGTGGAAAATTTTCCATTGATGGATACTCGAGatctctaaaaaaaatttaaatagcGACGATCAAAACAAGGTAAAAAGGATGATGCACATGAGACAATCCGtcgatatttttatatattacaCATCGTCAAACATGCATGCTATAGATCTGTCCATCGTTTGAGATTTGataaaataaccaaattaatCACTGAGCTTACCACTTACAATTGTCAAGACTCCCCAAGACAGAATGACTGCTCAATTTTTAGACTcgatttcataaaaaatgaatatccAACCGGTGGATGTCTTTGCTGGTTGTTCCGTGCCTTTAAAATAAGTGACCCGGGCATTAGAATAATAGGACCTCCGGCAAATTGCTTGATATTACCCGGGCATTAGAATAATAGGGTCTCCACCTAATTGCTTGATTTTACCCGGGCATTAGAATAATGGGTCTCCACCTAATATTACCCTGGCATTAGGATAATAGGGCCTGTTCCAGGAAACATCCCAAAACTAGGGTTTAGGAAATGAACGAAGCAACACTTGAGGATCAAATTGCTCTTTTCCTCGAAGTATGAGGTCCCTCTCGCAGGTATTTATTACAGTAATGTGCCAAAACTTGTCAACTTTGATATCTGAATATCAATGTGCTGCTGCCTTTGATCAAACCATTCCCATCCCAGTTCGGTTTAACATaactcttccttctccttccactTCCCTTAAAACAGCACAAAACGTTTGGCGATTAGAGGGGTCAGTTTTGGTGGCAGCGGCGGTGCTACTCTGTGCTACCTGCCGTTGGGTTGCGCCTTCATCGAAGGTAAGCTTTTGAAACTTGGACATATTCAATTGAAGTGCACAAACCTGTAGACATCGATACCTGAAAATTCTTATCACCCTTTCATTCTCTCATAAGGgcttcttgtttctttctcataagcgcttcttgtttctttctgGGTGCTTACGGAAAAAAAtcatccgaaaaaaaaaaaaaaccagatgGTATGCTAACTGTCCTTTACATGGGTTCAGCTTCTCTGCTGTTCATAGCGCAACTCGTCATGGATGCAAACTGGATCTTTCGCTAAGCAAACCTCACTTTGTGAAGTCGAGAAAGATTGTAGGGTTTGTTCGTTTTGCTTAAGGTGGAAAAAAAACTGCTTTCTTTAACTCACTCGATTTCAGATGTCAGTTAAGTGTCCTTTACATGGCTTCATCTTCTCTTTGGTTCATTGCGCAACTCATCAATGATGAGAAGTCGATCTTTGGCTAAGCCAATCCTCGCTTTGTGAAGTCGACAAAGATTCTAGGGTTTGTTTGTTTCGATTCAGGGGGAAAAAACAGCTTCCTTTAACCCACTCAATTTCATATGTCTGCCACGTGTCCTTTGCATGGGTTCATCTTCTCTTTGGTTCATGGCGCAACAGATGTGAAGTCAGGTTCTTTCGCTACGCAAACCCTCGCTGTGAAGTTGACAAAGCTACGAATGTTTAACTCGTTTTAGCATCTCATTTAACAATTAATATCGTAAAAGCATTtctattttgaagttttttttatttcagcATTATATAAGTTGACAAATCCACACACGAGTGCAGCACAAGCCGTCACAGTCtcatgggggagagagagatggaagtcGATTAGTCATCTTTCCATGTCTTGGCGGAAACTTCTGAATTAGTTCACGAGGGACTGCTAAGTCTCTCTCCCACGGCTCAAACCCGACCGACCGAATTGCCGCAAATCTTCTGGAACAAAATACTGGAGATGCATGGCCAGGGAGTGATGCTGGTGCTAGAGAAGAGATTGTGTGCCACCGACTTGAAGCGATGCAATGGTTGGCTCTCCATACCCAGGGGGCAGATACGAGCAAATTTCTTGACCAGTGGAGAGATCCAAGCCCTAGACAACAAGGAGGCCATTGCAGTTTCCCTAATCGAGCCTTGTCTACAAGTCCGCCATGGGTTGCAGCTCCAGAAATGGAATAACGTGAGGAATCATTTTTCTTATGTATTGACCAAGGAATGGACTGCTGTCGCGCACCCGATTGCGCGGAACGGACTCAAAAAAGGTGGCCTTGTCCAGCTTTGGTCGTTTAGAGCGAATGGGGACCTTTGTTTCTGCCTTGTGAACGTTGAAGCACCCCCATCGGCAGAGGAAAATATGGCGACTTGTGAGTGATCGTCACTTGGTTTTGTGACGAaattcaaggaatatctggatCAAGCTTGGAAGTTGATCGCGGTCGTTTAGTTCATGGACTAACATCGATCGTTTgtgatgttgttgttgttttcaaAAGTCGACTCTGTCGTGTTTCGTTTCAACCTTTAAATTGCATGTGCTGTTGTTTCTAATTATCTTTCCCTTGACTTTAACGATGTTATCGTAAGAAGATTCTTCCTCGTAGTTCGCTTACGAACCCTCCGCAGGCTCGTTTAGATTTATTATATTCAGATGTTGCGCAAACTTTGCTTTGGTTTTTTAATGAGATGCGCTactttttcgaccaaaataaaaactttaacGATGGTATATATATGTTGAGACGGCTAAAATAAATTGATAGTATTTATCTCCATGTGCTAGAAAAGGGCCACCGCATCTGTTTTTTCTCGTCTTTAAACTGCCTCAAAATTCTAATTAGTGCAGTTTCGAATTCATAGGATCCGCTTCTTTGGATAGCGTGCAAAGATGGTCATCCTTTGTTCACATTTGCCGTAGACAATGAATTCTGGGTTTTTTCGGGTTCGGCCGAGCTTCCGGGTTGTCGATTATGAAATGGCTCACAACATTTACACAATTATCTGGGGTTGGGGTTCTTCCCATTCAAGAGGTCGTAGCATCCggtgatgaaaaagaaaaaaagaaacatattagGCTAGTTCCTAGTCAACTTTGAAACCAGACACTTCGGTTGGCTGGTTCTAGGGTCGATCGCATTAGTGCCAAAGTTCCAAAAAATATAAACTGACTCTAATAGAATAGATTTCAGATTTTTAGCTAGAAATTGCTCACTCCAGAACTGAAGTTGTGTGTTTTTTATTATTGCCccttttcccctttattttcAACTTGCGATGTAATAATTTAAAACCATTAGAAAGGGGATCGAATACTAATATAGGGTGTTTCCTGCCAAACCCTAATTATTCCTGTTTCTCCCCTTGCCACAAAAGATGTCCATATGGCCGATGCCCCGTTCAACGCCGAGAAAAACTACAGGCAGTCGCTTGCTTACTCTCATGTCgtattctccatttttcttttcattattaaagACTTCAAACACGAAATTTAACTTTGGAGTAAGCAAAGTTCTAAAATCAAGAAACACTAACcagtgatttctttttcttcttctttctttttttatttcctcagCTACGGGTcatttcctcttccttctttccgGGTACTATTCATCTCTCGGTCAGCGTGCGGACCCTGAGCCCAGAGGTCCCACAACTTTGAAATCGCCGGAAAATTCTCTTTGAACGCTGTAATTGACTCCAATATGATTTTTGCATGGGCCCTTTTTCTGATTCAGAGATCAAGAAAACTGACTCTATCCCAAGGTGGCGTCATGCCAGGCCTATTCCGACTTTGGAGCTCCGTTGAAGAGGTAGTGCAGCGCAATGTTGTTGCTCGATAACTTCAGAAGTCTGATCTTGAAGCCATGGACGCCTAGTCTCTTCAAGTGGGCAACTGCGAGCAGCGTCAAGGCTGAACTCGGGCTTGGCACGGAAGGGCAGAATTGAAGGAGGATGAGTTGTCAGGGCCCTAGGACATTCTGGTGAGTAACCTGTGTTGGATTGCTTGGAGAAGCTGCAAGTTCATGACGAACGGTAAAGGAAAACACCCGAAAATTCAAACAATTAATTATAAGAGGACATGATTAGGTAACTGAACCGTTAGCTTATTAAACTGCGAGCCCGCCACCACACAATTCCTATGCTTTATGCTCCGGTCGGCAAGTTACCACATGGTTGCGCTGGAGGAAGAAAACTTTGTGTGGAGTCCCTCCGTCATTTGTAATGggctttatttctattttagaactattttctattataaatttatttttgagtaaaaattcatttggtaaaattatttcatttttttatttaaggaatagatttttattttagaaataagttcggaacagaaattagaaataaaatttttacttttctatttctagaacaaaatgagaaataaaaattatttttaatatttgttctCTCTATTAGTCGGTTGCTTATCCATCGTCACCGACCGCCGTTCACCATCTATTGTTGCCACTTTCAACAATTAGTCGCCGCCACCAATCGTCGCCGCCACCGATTGTCGCCACCACCGCTATAAATAagaattttgtgtcgttatcaaacatgtactttttacttaaaaactcatttcccttttagaaatcaatttctggtcataatggttatcatttgCACCCTATACGTTTCGTCATGCTAGAAGGACCCAATTATAAGCGATTTCATTTTATCTAGAATTCCAACACAATTATGTTTCCTTAATGGGAAATGATTAGCTAATGGTACCGTCGTTTTACAAAATGCACGGTACAACATCAGCCACACCTTTTCTACCGAGGAAACAAGGAGAATGGTTCTgccagtttttttttatttttatttttttgactttccAAGACTTCCTATTTTCTTGACTTAATTTAGCATTAGATCagagaatttaaaaaagaaaatgattgggAAACAGTattgaaatcataaattaaaaaatcccAGTAAGTGGATTTTTTCCagtaaaagaaaagtttaagtAAACCGAAAAATTTTATATTGGAACTTTTAAAGGAGTGAATATCATTCTCCaccaaagaaaatatttggggaCTAGtccccaaataaaataaacttagttactcaaataaaataaataggaatGTGACTATCTAATATACTTTGGACTTCCGATTCTTTAGTATTTTATAATTGACATGGTGACTGATTACGGAGGCAATTTACGCTTCCATATCACCTCCATGCATCTGTACAAGCAACATAAGTGAAACCTCTAGCCTCGCTCGCAAAACTAGTTCCTCACTGGTACGTATCATCCTACTCGTGCTCGTCTTCCCCTTCCGTCACCCTACTTATCTCAGCGGCCTAGTCGGGTTGTCGGAAAACGGTTTCATCAAATTGTCTGGTCCTAATAGCAAGATAAATACTGGTTTTTGAGTTTATAGTTGGGTTCGTGTTTGATCCAAAAAAATTGTGCAGGTCGTGCGTCGTTGAATTGCTCGCAATAAGTCATTAGAAAAGAAGGGAACAAAATGACCTGAACTTTTCTGGTTTGAAGGCTGAGAATCAAGCCTAAAAGAGAATCCCTTCTCGTGCTTTTAAGCAGCACTGAATCCTTTGCGCTATCAAAAGGACTGCAAGTTCATCAGAAACTCTGGAAATGGTTGCTGGTGCACTGCACGTTAGAGAATTCGGCACCTTCTTCCCACTTCTTCTTTGCTGAAAAGAGAAGATTAACGTAACAATGGACATCCCCCTCGTTGCAAGATAAAAATAGCGTCGATGCTTCGTTAACATATGCAATATTTGATCCACgcattattcttttattctccaAAGCGTTCTtattttttcaaccaaaaataaaagcgttcttatttttaattttacataAAGTAACTTCAGGTTTGGCAATAATAGTATTAATACATACAtcatttgagaataaattaaagtCAGGAGAAAATACTCAAGAGAATACATTACTTTATTGCCAATTCATGTTGATCTCTTCACTATTCAAATTCGGTTTGTTCCTCTTAACAATAGGTTCATTTTTTGTTAAGTGAAAGCGTTGATGGATCTCCCATGTCATTCATTTTGATAGTGAATATTGGACGCTTATGAAACTTTTTTTAGCTAAAGACTTCGATTTCAAAAATGTTCCtatggttttctttttccagcTATCCTACTTGAATTTCGAGAAGACTTCAAGccatttatttaaaatgcaTTGCTGTCCAAGCTGAGATCGGAACAAGGGGCATCAATCGATCAAAGGGAAATCCAAAGTATGTGCATTTAGCTTAACCCGCACGAAAGGCAGGCCTTATCGACATAAGGTTGCTTTCACCTTCCCGAATTGCTTCCAAACATAATTGCGAGCATGTCACTATCAGATCGTACGAAAGTCAGagaaatttattgaaatgaCTGTGAAAAGAAACCCTTACCCGAGGACTTCCACAGCTGAAGCGGCTCAATATCTCTTTGCGCTAAGCTGACGGCTTGTGGGAAACGGTATTAATGTCTTGTGAAAGGAAAAGATGCTCGATCACGAATGGACTTTATATATAGACAAATTTCATCAGCCGACATATGCGGTCAGCAGCTTAAGGAATAagcttttgaaaatattaataatggTCGCAAAATTCAGTGGAACAATAAAGCTCGATACTCACGAAATTTGTTAAGGGACGCTTTTTTAAATAACAACGCAGTTAAACTCTATCCATCtgaatgagattaaaaaaaaagtaagcaTTATATGTCTAAAATGTATAATGACAAAcaccaatttaaaatttgatgtcAACAAATATTTCTTACTTTCTTAATCAATGAAGCAGATACTAATaaatttgttggagaaatccccgtgaagtgttttgaagttgacaaaacgtttccatcagtctagtctgaatgtctgcagactctgttatttaaaaTCTAAAGACTTCGGATagcggactcaagactcaaagtcatCCTCATTGAGTCTcaaatccgttgaagaaaggttatccgaagcTGGATattttgttcgggatttaaccttatcatccggagaagatctcgtgtttggagaagacgtaacagaatcctttgattgatcaagattgattcaatgattgaagattcgatgattgtctaaatattattggaaggttctacttatggaaaccgagatcctgattgtatgggtgaacaggGTTGATGGGTTATCAAcacattcctttaatagctcgaacaatcttcctaattgattccgtccaacgggtagattggaggaattcctttggtaagtgccaacgggtatgatggcataaaggagtatataaggaagacatttttagttgttcgaggtgtgtgcgatagatgaattccaaagtctgaaactccttttttgtttagacaattcctttgagcgaaaacttgtacacaaaagagagtctatatttgtgagaaaccttgaggaggtgtggtagaatatctacggCTGTGGAATCGAGGCAAAGCTgtcttgtaacttctcttttgatcatagtgaaatccagccgatggggTACATCGGTGcggaaagagtggacgtaggcttagaataagcgaaccactataaatcctgtgttcaattctctctctctctctacctcgatcgtatttcattttgttaagaattgcttccgtatttcgacAAATTGTTTATGTGCCTATTCAcctcccctctaggtgtttatactagctatctcaaaatTTTCCTCCATTGTAATGCGTTCATCGATCACAAAATACTGAGGAATCAGAAGTTCAAAGTATATCAAATAGTCACTTTCccctatttattttatttgaactTCTAGCCTCTAGCCTCGCTTGCAAAACTAGTTCCTCATTGTACGTATCATCCTGATCATGCTCGTCTTCCCCTTCTGTCACCCTATTGATCTCGGCAGGCTAGATGGGTTGTCGGAAAACGGTTTTATATCAACGCTTAAAGTAATACAAAACAGCGTCGATCAAATCGTTTGTCCCTAATAGCAAGATGCATACGTGGCTTTTGAGTTTATAGCTGGGTTCGTGTTTGATTAAAAAACTTTGTGCGGATCGTATATCGTTGAATTGCTCgcaaaaagtcattaaaaagaaggaaacaaaataacctgaacttttcttgtttgaaaGCTGAGGATCGAGCCTTAAAAAAGAATCCTTTCTCGTGCTTTTAAGCAGCACTGAATCCTTTGCGTGATCAAAAGGATTGCAAGTTCATCAGAAACCCTAGAAATGGTTGCCGGTGCACTGCACGTTAGAGAATTCGGCACCTTCTTCCCACTTCTTCTTTattgaaaagagaagagaacgCAGCAATGGACATCCCACTCGGCGCAAGATAAAAATAGCGTCGATGCTTCTCTAACATCCACGATATTTGATTCACGCCGTGAGGCCCCGGCAGCTTCGGAGAGGCAAAGAGGAGGTGGAGAGAGCTCTTGCCGGAGCTGGAGGAGGTGCGGTGGTGCGAGGGAGAGTGTTGCGCAGTGGCAGTTTGGTGATTTTCGCGGTCGCAAAGGCCATTTTTTCCCCGGGTCGGAGCTTATTAGCGAAGCGACGTGTCTGCTAGCGCGTCTCCCATAGCCCGGATATTACTCAACgagag
This region of Eucalyptus grandis isolate ANBG69807.140 chromosome 8, ASM1654582v1, whole genome shotgun sequence genomic DNA includes:
- the LOC120287070 gene encoding B3 domain-containing protein At1g05920-like, whose amino-acid sequence is MHGQGVMLVLEKRLCATDLKRCNGWLSIPRGQIRANFLTSGEIQALDNKEAIAVSLIEPCLQVRHGLQLQKWNNVRNHFSYVLTKEWTAVAHPIARNGLKKGGLVQLWSFRANGDLCFCLVNVEAPPSAEENMATCE